A genomic region of Verrucomicrobiia bacterium contains the following coding sequences:
- the purU gene encoding formyltetrahydrofolate deformylase — MKNTATLLVDCPDQKGIVAAISEFLYHHSANILHADQHQDGDLGLFLTRVEWDLGDFTLPTADFGKAFASIAERFQMRWRLELSSRRQRVAIFVSQYDHCLADLLYRHESGELACEVPIIISNHRGAERLAEFHKIPFHFIPIEDGRKAEAERQQLALLKEHSVDLVVLARYMQILSPGFVAQYPQRIVNVHHSFLPAFSGARPYHRAFERGVKLIGATSHYVTDVLDEGPIIEQDVVRVSHRDQLEDLIQRGRDLEKVVLSRAVRWHIEHRILVYTKKTVVFD; from the coding sequence ATGAAAAACACCGCTACTTTACTTGTCGATTGTCCCGACCAGAAGGGGATCGTGGCGGCCATTTCGGAGTTTCTCTACCATCACAGCGCCAATATCCTGCACGCCGATCAACATCAGGACGGCGACCTGGGGCTTTTTCTCACGCGCGTGGAGTGGGACCTGGGCGATTTTACGTTGCCGACGGCGGATTTCGGAAAGGCGTTCGCTTCGATCGCGGAGCGGTTCCAGATGCGGTGGCGATTGGAGCTTTCATCACGGCGACAGCGAGTCGCGATCTTTGTATCCCAGTATGATCACTGCCTGGCGGATTTATTGTACCGGCATGAGAGCGGTGAGTTGGCGTGCGAGGTTCCGATCATCATCAGTAACCATCGCGGAGCCGAACGGTTGGCGGAATTCCATAAAATCCCGTTTCATTTTATTCCGATTGAGGATGGACGCAAGGCAGAGGCGGAGAGGCAGCAACTCGCGCTGTTGAAGGAGCACTCCGTTGACCTCGTGGTGCTCGCCCGTTACATGCAGATCCTGTCGCCCGGGTTCGTGGCGCAATATCCGCAACGAATCGTGAATGTGCATCATTCCTTTCTGCCCGCGTTCAGCGGGGCCCGACCCTATCACCGGGCGTTCGAGCGGGGCGTGAAGCTGATTGGCGCCACGAGCCATTACGTGACGGACGTGCTGGATGAGGGGCCCATCATCGAGCAGGATGTGGTGCGTGTTTCGCATCGCGATCAACTCGAGGATTTGATTCAGCGAGGGAGAGACTTGGAGAAGGTCGTGCTGTCGCGCGCCGTGCGGTGGCATATTGAGCACCGCATCCTGGTGTACACGAAAAAGACGGTGGTCTTTGACTAG
- a CDS encoding CHAT domain-containing protein, whose product MTKCIGDGRCRLLIRLVALLWLGTASLFADPATAGNTNGQIAALIKLSAACQSSGQHPRAEQLLQEAVDLAKSSGDRNALILAMSKLGAACTMTRQLNRAETLLRESLEMARADGNLQMTGAILNDLGNVLGLRQKYAEALDVFQQSVAEARKGGNKLLIAQALCNAASTAARAGMIQQVDTLNAEALDQIAQLDASHEKAYLFITAGETDAAQQHSQRAQQSYQHALDVAEAIGDHGAASYALGYSGELYERDKQLDQASSFTRRAIFEAQQARMPEALYRWEWQSGRLLKRQGETEQAMAAYRRAIQTLQPIRHDISLGNGNATTHVSFREAEGPLYFEMADLLLQQAGHSKDPQPLLLEARDTVEQLKAVELEDYFQDECVNVARARTRSLEAVDGHTAIVYLIPLGTRTEVLVGLASGLHDFTVDVGVDTLAAEVREFRRNLETRTSYGYLAEARQLYDWIIRPIHGLLIENRIDTLVFVPDGALRTIPFATLHDGKKFLIEEYAVAVAPGLSLIEPRPIQRANARLLLGGLSASVQGYPSLNFVPAELHDIEPMYPSETLLNKDFVLPSITGKLTKEQYSIVHIASHGQFNSDAHKTFVLTYDGKLTLDDLEALIRPSQYRGKPVELLVLSACQTASGDDRAALGLAGVAIKAGARSALASLWFVNDQSTSALISEFYHQLRESPSVSKARALQAAQIKMLNDPRYRHPCYWAPYLIIGNWL is encoded by the coding sequence ATGACAAAGTGCATTGGTGACGGACGATGTCGATTATTAATCCGGTTGGTTGCCTTGCTTTGGCTGGGCACCGCATCGTTATTTGCGGATCCCGCGACCGCTGGCAACACCAATGGCCAGATTGCGGCCTTGATCAAGTTGTCCGCAGCCTGCCAATCGTCCGGACAGCATCCGCGCGCGGAACAGCTTCTCCAGGAAGCGGTCGATCTCGCCAAATCATCAGGCGATCGCAATGCGTTGATTTTGGCGATGAGTAAACTGGGCGCCGCTTGCACGATGACGCGGCAGTTGAACCGCGCAGAGACATTGTTGCGCGAGAGCCTGGAGATGGCGCGTGCCGATGGAAACCTGCAAATGACAGGCGCCATCCTGAACGATCTCGGCAATGTGTTGGGATTGCGCCAGAAGTATGCGGAGGCACTCGATGTATTTCAGCAAAGCGTTGCCGAGGCTCGCAAAGGCGGCAATAAACTGCTCATCGCCCAGGCCCTGTGCAACGCAGCCTCAACAGCCGCGCGGGCTGGCATGATACAGCAAGTCGACACATTGAACGCAGAGGCGCTCGATCAGATCGCGCAACTCGACGCATCGCACGAGAAAGCATACTTATTCATCACCGCCGGTGAGACTGATGCTGCCCAACAGCATTCGCAGCGCGCGCAACAATCTTATCAACATGCGCTGGACGTTGCCGAAGCGATTGGCGACCACGGCGCTGCCAGTTACGCTCTCGGGTATTCCGGCGAACTTTACGAGCGCGACAAGCAGCTTGATCAAGCATCGTCCTTTACCCGCCGGGCGATTTTTGAGGCGCAACAAGCCCGGATGCCGGAAGCATTGTACCGCTGGGAATGGCAATCCGGCCGGCTCCTGAAAAGGCAAGGTGAGACGGAGCAAGCAATGGCAGCATACCGGCGTGCGATCCAAACCCTGCAACCGATTCGGCACGACATTTCTCTCGGCAATGGCAACGCGACGACCCACGTTTCGTTTCGCGAGGCGGAAGGACCATTGTACTTCGAAATGGCTGACCTGCTACTCCAACAAGCCGGTCATTCGAAAGATCCACAGCCGCTGCTGCTGGAAGCGCGTGATACGGTGGAGCAACTTAAGGCGGTTGAGCTGGAGGATTATTTTCAGGATGAGTGTGTCAATGTTGCGCGCGCACGGACCAGGTCACTCGAGGCCGTGGACGGCCACACGGCAATCGTGTACCTGATCCCGCTTGGCACGCGCACGGAAGTGTTGGTGGGCCTGGCATCCGGCCTGCACGACTTCACGGTGGACGTTGGAGTGGACACGCTGGCGGCGGAAGTCCGGGAGTTTCGGCGCAACCTGGAAACACGCACGTCATATGGCTACCTCGCTGAAGCGCGACAGCTTTACGACTGGATCATCCGCCCGATACACGGCCTATTGATTGAGAACCGCATCGACACGCTGGTGTTCGTGCCGGACGGCGCGCTACGCACAATCCCATTCGCCACCTTGCATGATGGAAAGAAGTTTTTGATCGAAGAATACGCAGTAGCGGTGGCACCGGGTCTTTCGCTGATTGAACCGCGCCCGATCCAACGGGCGAACGCGCGTCTGCTATTGGGCGGATTATCGGCATCCGTGCAGGGGTATCCGTCCTTGAATTTTGTGCCTGCTGAACTGCATGATATCGAACCGATGTATCCCAGTGAGACGTTGTTGAACAAAGACTTCGTGTTGCCGTCGATCACCGGGAAACTTACCAAGGAACAATACAGCATCGTCCACATTGCCTCGCATGGTCAGTTCAATAGCGATGCGCACAAAACGTTTGTACTGACCTACGATGGGAAATTGACATTGGATGATCTGGAAGCGTTGATTCGTCCCAGCCAGTATCGCGGCAAACCGGTGGAACTCCTGGTGTTGAGCGCGTGCCAGACCGCGTCCGGCGACGATCGCGCCGCGCTGGGGTTGGCCGGCGTGGCGATCAAGGCCGGCGCGCGCAGTGCGCTGGCCTCGCTGTGGTTCGTGAACGACCAATCTACCTCTGCATTGATTTCCGAATTCTATCACCAGTTGCGCGAATCGCCATCCGTCTCAAAAGCCCGGGCGTTGCAAGCGGCCCAAATCAAGATGCTGAACGACCCACGCTACCGGCATCCGTGCTATTGGGCACCGTACTTGATCATCGGGAATTGGCTGTGA
- a CDS encoding response regulator transcription factor, translated as MRSKTTSSKKKFLLVAEDDEKIGALVCEALQGAGFKTHWVKDGIETLNYVLESRPDGIVLDLVLPRLTGFEICGMVRKSRAVQWTPIIVMSGRAEHCDKMQAFELGADDYVIKPFRIEELVARIDAVLHRNSERAYPTPFLTSSYNA; from the coding sequence ATGAGATCTAAAACTACGTCCTCAAAGAAGAAGTTTCTACTGGTGGCCGAAGACGACGAGAAGATTGGCGCGCTGGTTTGCGAAGCCCTGCAAGGCGCGGGCTTCAAGACGCATTGGGTCAAGGACGGGATCGAAACGCTTAATTACGTTCTCGAATCGCGGCCCGATGGCATTGTTTTGGATCTTGTTCTCCCGCGACTCACTGGCTTTGAAATCTGCGGCATGGTGCGGAAGAGCCGCGCGGTCCAGTGGACGCCGATTATCGTGATGTCCGGCCGCGCCGAACACTGCGACAAGATGCAGGCGTTTGAACTCGGCGCCGACGACTATGTGATCAAGCCGTTCCGCATCGAGGAACTGGTGGCGCGCATTGACGCCGTACTGCATCGCAACTCCGAGCGGGCTTACCCCACGCCGTTCCTTACGTCCTCCTATAACGCGTAG
- a CDS encoding mechanosensitive ion channel family protein has translation MAVLNWRTAGEVGVLLPVTALVAYLVLLAGGRWLKQRVGMRWGVLYEMFSGALALYIATSLTAPTMWWRDALGAATVLLSALLAVSLTRRMVWELYFEQKRKIVVPRVVRDVVALAILSTAVLLILSVGFHIQIPGLLAGSGILALAVGLAAQDLLANVIAGCVLHFEKPFKVGDWLLFEHRHVEVMEMSWRSTRVRTNDDLWLDVPNSQIARQTIANLYYPVRKHAMRLELGIDQAEPPNRVKDVLAHAAATVEHVLANPPPQVYLKNFGDFANVYELRYWMDDHTVYNEVEDAVRTNIWYELQRHHIKIPYPTRTIYMQAPPALTTEPHLEAVRTALRQHSLFRSVEDPQLQTLLAGVRIHRFGRGEKMLQQDANGDSMFVLMTGTADVSVTNNGARTHLAALHSGACFGEMSLLTGEKRSATVTATADCEVAELDRAMLAEVFRQQPRVLQEISELLAKRKLETEGKLAARGTTPLAIEEQRQYTAGFRNQLQALFRL, from the coding sequence ATGGCTGTCTTGAATTGGAGAACGGCTGGCGAAGTAGGCGTGTTGCTGCCGGTGACCGCGCTGGTGGCGTACCTTGTGCTCCTGGCCGGGGGACGGTGGTTGAAGCAGCGTGTGGGGATGCGTTGGGGTGTGCTCTATGAAATGTTCAGTGGCGCGTTGGCCCTCTATATCGCAACGAGCCTCACCGCGCCCACCATGTGGTGGCGGGACGCCCTCGGAGCCGCCACGGTTTTGCTGTCTGCCCTGCTGGCGGTTTCGTTGACCCGGCGGATGGTGTGGGAACTCTACTTCGAGCAGAAACGCAAGATTGTAGTTCCTCGCGTGGTGCGCGACGTGGTCGCACTGGCGATTCTGAGCACAGCCGTTCTGTTGATCCTCAGCGTTGGTTTTCACATCCAAATCCCCGGCCTGCTCGCGGGCTCCGGCATTCTTGCGCTGGCGGTTGGTTTGGCGGCCCAGGATCTCCTGGCCAATGTGATTGCGGGCTGTGTGCTCCATTTCGAGAAGCCATTCAAGGTCGGGGATTGGCTGCTCTTTGAGCATCGGCACGTCGAAGTCATGGAGATGAGCTGGCGATCCACCCGCGTGCGGACGAACGACGACTTGTGGCTGGACGTGCCCAACAGCCAGATTGCCCGTCAGACCATTGCCAATCTCTATTACCCGGTTCGCAAGCACGCCATGCGGTTGGAGTTGGGAATTGACCAGGCAGAGCCTCCCAACCGCGTAAAGGACGTTCTGGCGCATGCAGCCGCTACCGTCGAGCATGTGCTCGCGAATCCTCCTCCGCAGGTCTACCTCAAAAACTTTGGAGATTTTGCCAACGTGTATGAACTCCGGTACTGGATGGACGATCACACCGTGTACAACGAGGTGGAAGATGCCGTGCGCACCAACATCTGGTATGAGTTGCAGCGCCACCACATCAAGATCCCGTATCCCACGCGCACGATCTACATGCAAGCGCCTCCCGCTCTAACGACCGAGCCGCACCTCGAAGCGGTGCGCACCGCGCTCCGACAACATTCGCTGTTCCGCTCCGTGGAAGATCCGCAACTGCAGACGCTACTGGCTGGCGTGCGGATTCACCGATTTGGACGTGGTGAAAAAATGCTCCAACAAGATGCGAACGGAGACTCGATGTTTGTGTTGATGACTGGCACGGCGGATGTGTCGGTCACAAACAACGGCGCCCGCACGCACCTGGCCGCGCTCCATTCCGGCGCCTGTTTTGGCGAGATGTCATTGCTTACCGGCGAGAAACGGTCGGCCACCGTTACGGCCACCGCCGATTGCGAAGTCGCGGAACTCGATCGCGCAATGCTGGCGGAGGTCTTCCGGCAACAACCCCGGGTGTTGCAGGAAATCAGCGAGTTGCTGGCAAAACGCAAATTGGAAACTGAGGGGAAGCTGGCAGCCCGGGGGACCACGCCGCTTGCCATCGAGGAGCAACGGCAATATACGGCTGGTTTCCGCAACCAACTCCAGGCGCTCTTTCGCCTGTGA